In Cottoperca gobio chromosome 1, fCotGob3.1, whole genome shotgun sequence, a genomic segment contains:
- the iqce gene encoding IQ domain-containing protein E: MFTATAKMSLEASDVQSDEDCEELVEDGFSFSADFLEKRTRGKRSSSKPPPSPRSPYLSSMNVNPRRAAVAAWRLPRASLGDTRGDTPGESGSARLTSLSNGHDVSQTLRSECDVTPELLKQTLSMKKHKQLVSGSNGITLSTGDYRDKEDMYDEIIRLKKSLQAQKSDHQQMKAKLRRLEEDNAKREKQIEELLDPTKGSEYTRSLVDKKKEGSVVLNGLKQRILKLEQQCREKENALSKLQSELRTTNLEELKITVETYFDEIQRLRMLLEAAEKSSRAESKGSQRQQKVLSSTVHRLSENLKQLQEQNTALREELNTDNPAGGIKGYREWSKQRLLRRLLEVEKRLEDSRRRAQSAEQSGRLEKEVQATPVESLGFAIATEAVVSVGTSTEAWEEASDVSERLGQSEKERVELQETLSSAHDELRQLRTEREELETETERWKAEQTNERDKERQQHKQEWDQLWTRIQTLEDECKPAQAELPSLSAASPEEGGERDTGGKAEKEGEGDAENKQREKATLVIQTNWREHRNRDIVLLQSALRGHLLRESQLKDLLKNTQNKDVEGTNRSDVASSVEGELDVVALTMVQSAFRGHLARCSHAIESSRVSVPSPMGNTLVPRRARSTHTPSSTGAASPHKDEEKHDEGEEPWLVSSTQSSRMTPTTELHCTAESGGAAAVDSDDSDDIIVSPSRPLRSREVLML; encoded by the exons gtTCTCCATACCTCTCCAGCATGAATGTGAACCCCAGAAGAGCAGCAGTGGCGGCCTGGAGACTGCCGAGGGCCTCCCTTGGTGACACCAGAGGGGACACTCCTGGGGAGAGTGGCTCAGCTCGCCTCACATCCCTCAGCAACGGCCATG ATGTGTCCCAGACGCTGAGATCAGAGTGTGATGTCACACCAGAGCTTCTCAAACAGACGTTGAGcatgaagaaacacaaacaactcgTCTCTGGATCCAACG GCATCACCCTCAGCACAGGTGACTACAGAGACAAGGAGGACATGTACGATGAGATTATTCGCCTCAAGAAG AGTCTCCAGGCACAGAAGTCTGATCACCAGCAAATGAAAGCAAAACTACGCCGCCTGGAGGAAGATAACgccaaaagagagaaacagatcgAAGAACTGTTGGATCCCACTAAA GGATCTGAATATACTCGTAGTTTGGTGGATAAGAAGAAAGAAGGCAGTGTG GTTCTCAATGGGCTGAAACAGAGAATCCTGAAGCTGGAGCAGCAGtgcagggagaaagaaaacGCCCTGAG TAAACTACAAAGTGAGCTGAGGACCACCAacctggaggagctgaagatCACAGTAGAGACATACTTTGACGAG ATCCAGAGGCTGAGAATGCTTCTAGAAGCTGCAGAGAAAAG TAGTCGAGCAGAGAGTAAAGGTTCCCAGAGGCAGCAGAAAGTTTTAAGCTCCACGGTTCATCGTCTGTCTGAGAACCTGAAGCAGCTCCAAGAGCAGAACACGGCGCTCAGGGAGGAGCTCAACACTGACAATCCTGCAGGAGGAATCAAAG GTTACAGAGAGTGGAGTAAACAGAGACTGTTGAGAAGGCTGCTGGaggtggagaag AGGCTGGAGGACAGCAGAAGACGCGCCCAGTCAGCAGAGCAGAGCGGCCGATTGGAGAAGGAGGTCCAGGCCACACCCGTGGAAAGTCTGGGGTTTGCCATAGCAACAGAGGCAGTGGTCTCCGTGGGAACGAGCACTGAGGCATGGGAGGAGGCTTCTGATGTGAGCGAGCGCCTCGGCCAATCGGAGAAGGAGAGGGTGGAGCTTCAAGAGACGCTGTCAAGTGCACA tgatgAATTAAGACAGTTaaggacagaaagagaagaattGGAGACGGAGACGGAACGATGGAAAGCTGAGCAGACTAATGAACgtgacaaagagagacagcagcatAA ACAGGAGTGGGACCAGTTGTGGACGAGGATCCAAACTCTGGAAGACGAATGTAAACCTGCACAAGCTgagctcccctctctctctgccgcaTCGccagaagagggaggagagagggacacTGGAGGTAAAGCAGAGAAGGAGGGGGAAGGAGATGCAGAgaacaaacaaagagagaaagcgACGTTGGTCATCCAGACAAACTGGAGGGAGCACAGAAACAGA gacattgtgttgttgcagTCAGCATTAAGAGGTCATCTCctcagagagtcacagctcaaGGACCtgctgaaaaacacacagaataag GATGTAGAAGGAACAAACCGCAGCGACGTCGCATCCTCCGTAGAAGGAGAGCTGGATGTGGTTGCCTTGACGATGGTCCAGTCTGCGTTCAGGGGACACCTGGCTCGCTGTAGTCACGCAATAGAGAG CTCGAGAGTCTCTGTGCCTTCTCCGATGGGAAACACGCTGGTACCAAGGAGAGCTcgctcaacacacacacccagcagCACAG GCGCTGCATCCCCCCATAAAGACGAAGAAAAGCATGACGAGGGAGAAGAGCCCTGGCTCGTCTCTAGCACTCAGTCCTCCAGGATGACGCCCACAACAG AGCTTCATTGCACAGCTGAGTCTGGAGGAGCCGCTGCAGTTGATTCTGACGATTCTGATGACATCATCGTATCTCCTTCACGTCCTCTGAGAAGCAGAGAAGTCTTAATGTTATAG